In Neorhizobium galegae, the following proteins share a genomic window:
- a CDS encoding ParA family protein translates to MPVISFANAKGGAGKTTAALLLATELAHQGFRVTVIDADPQRWISQWFETSGAVRNIDVVSEVTLASLQCHLREMASRTDYFIIDLAGARDALVTTAIGLSDHVMIPVQGSAMDAKGAAQILDLLSYMKEKAGLVIPHSVVLTRVTSMVTTKALLTIKGLLAARGVHVLDTPIGERIAFKELFETGGTLHTLDQAKVSNLDKAKENARSYAQEVMRLMPVKITRSVASRLFGLGRYAA, encoded by the coding sequence ATGCCAGTAATTTCCTTTGCCAATGCCAAGGGTGGAGCCGGAAAAACGACCGCTGCGCTCCTGCTCGCCACCGAACTTGCCCATCAGGGTTTTCGCGTCACCGTCATCGATGCCGATCCGCAGCGCTGGATCAGCCAATGGTTCGAGACCTCCGGCGCGGTGCGCAACATCGACGTGGTATCGGAAGTCACACTCGCATCGCTGCAATGTCATCTCCGGGAAATGGCATCGCGCACCGACTATTTCATTATTGACCTCGCCGGCGCCCGTGATGCGCTGGTCACCACGGCGATCGGCCTTTCCGATCACGTGATGATCCCCGTCCAGGGTTCGGCCATGGACGCGAAGGGGGCGGCGCAGATCCTCGACCTGCTGTCCTACATGAAGGAGAAGGCCGGTCTGGTGATCCCGCATTCGGTGGTGCTGACGCGGGTGACGTCCATGGTTACCACGAAGGCGCTGCTGACCATCAAAGGGCTTCTGGCAGCCCGCGGCGTGCATGTCCTCGATACGCCGATCGGCGAACGAATCGCCTTCAAGGAGCTCTTCGAGACCGGCGGCACGCTCCACACGCTCGATCAGGCCAAGGTCAGCAATCTCGACAAGGCGAAGGAAAACGCCCGGTCCTACGCACAGGAAGTCATGCGTCTCATGCCCGTCAAGATCACCCGGTCGGTGGCGTCGCGCCTCTTCGGATTGGGCCGCTACGCCGCCTGA
- a CDS encoding iron-containing alcohol dehydrogenase produces the protein MNIVANWSYPTAVKLGRGRIKELADACKTLGLSKPLLVTDRGLASMAITGHALDVLEEAGLGRAIFADVDPNPNENNLEAGIKAYNDGGHDGVVAFGGGSGLDLGKLIAFMAGQTRPVWDFEDIGDWWTRADASKIAPIVAVPTTAGTGSEVGRAGVLTNSVTHVKKIIFHPKLLPGVVICDPELTMGMPKVITVGTGMDAFAHCLEAYSSPFYHPMSGGIALEGMRLVKEFLPRAYKDGADLEARTNMMSAAAMGAVAFQKGLGAIHSLSHPIGAVYNTHHGMTNAVVMPPVLRFNRPAIEEKIARAAAYLGIAGGFDGFYGYVLSLRSELGVPENLTAMGIKPDRIDELTAMAMEDPSCGGNPVTMTMENTKALFLACF, from the coding sequence ATGAATATCGTCGCGAACTGGAGCTATCCGACCGCCGTCAAGCTGGGCCGCGGACGCATCAAGGAACTGGCGGACGCCTGCAAGACGCTCGGCCTCAGCAAGCCGCTTCTGGTCACCGACCGGGGACTTGCCTCGATGGCGATCACCGGCCACGCGCTCGACGTGCTCGAAGAAGCGGGCCTCGGCCGTGCGATCTTTGCCGACGTCGATCCGAACCCGAACGAGAACAACCTCGAAGCCGGCATCAAGGCCTACAATGACGGTGGCCATGATGGCGTCGTCGCCTTCGGCGGCGGTTCGGGCCTCGATCTCGGCAAGCTGATTGCCTTCATGGCTGGCCAGACGCGGCCGGTCTGGGATTTCGAGGATATCGGCGACTGGTGGACCCGCGCCGATGCTTCGAAGATCGCGCCGATCGTCGCCGTGCCGACCACGGCCGGCACCGGTTCGGAAGTCGGCCGGGCAGGGGTGCTCACCAATTCCGTCACCCATGTGAAGAAGATCATCTTCCATCCGAAACTGCTGCCGGGCGTCGTCATCTGCGATCCGGAACTGACGATGGGCATGCCGAAGGTGATCACCGTCGGCACCGGTATGGACGCGTTTGCCCATTGCCTGGAAGCCTATTCGTCGCCCTTCTACCATCCGATGTCCGGCGGGATCGCGCTCGAAGGCATGCGGCTGGTCAAGGAATTCCTGCCGCGCGCCTACAAGGACGGCGCGGATCTCGAAGCGCGCACCAACATGATGTCGGCCGCGGCCATGGGGGCGGTCGCCTTCCAGAAGGGGCTCGGCGCCATCCATTCGCTGTCGCATCCGATCGGGGCGGTCTACAACACCCATCACGGCATGACCAACGCGGTCGTCATGCCGCCGGTGCTGCGCTTCAACCGTCCGGCGATCGAGGAGAAGATCGCCCGCGCCGCGGCCTATCTCGGCATCGCCGGAGGGTTCGACGGGTTCTACGGTTATGTCCTGTCGTTGCGTTCGGAACTCGGCGTACCCGAAAATCTCACGGCGATGGGAATCAAGCCCGACCGAATCGATGAGCTGACGGCCATGGCGATGGAGGACCCGAGTTGCGGCGGCAACCCCGTCACCATGACGATGGAGAATACCAAGGCGCTTTTCCTCGCCTGCTTTTAA
- a CDS encoding aldehyde dehydrogenase family protein — translation MTMIQCISPVDGSVYAERPALSPEAAAEAVGRARHAQKSWAKRPLEERVQLVLKGVARLNEMVEEVVPELAWMMGRPVRYGGEFKGFNERSNYVASIAADALAPLRVEDSATFERRIEREPHGVVFVIAPWNYPYMTAINTVAPALMAGNAVVIKHASQTLLVGERMVRAFVEAGVPEDAFQNVFLDHATSAKLISEGLFNFINFTGSVEGGRSIERAAAGTFTGIGLELGGKDPGYVMEDADLEAAVDTLMDGATYNSGQCCCGIERIYVHESLYDAFVEKSVAWVSNYKLGNPLDKETTLGPMANKRFARVVRQQIADAVASGAKALVDPKLFPADDGGAYLAPQVLVDVDHSMEIMREETFGPAVGIMKVKTDDEAIGYMNDSRYGLTASLWTPDVDRANRIGSQLETGTVFMNRADYLDPALVWTGVKETGRGGSLSVLGFHNLTRPKSYHLKKVTK, via the coding sequence ATGACAATGATCCAATGTATCTCGCCGGTGGACGGCTCGGTCTATGCCGAACGTCCTGCCCTGTCGCCGGAGGCCGCTGCGGAAGCCGTCGGCCGCGCTCGGCATGCGCAGAAATCCTGGGCGAAACGGCCGCTCGAGGAGCGTGTCCAGCTCGTGCTCAAGGGCGTCGCGCGTCTCAACGAGATGGTCGAGGAAGTGGTGCCCGAGCTTGCGTGGATGATGGGCCGGCCGGTGCGCTACGGCGGCGAGTTCAAGGGGTTCAACGAGCGCTCCAATTACGTCGCGTCGATCGCTGCCGATGCGCTCGCTCCGCTGCGCGTCGAGGACAGCGCCACGTTCGAACGTCGCATCGAACGGGAGCCGCATGGGGTCGTGTTCGTCATCGCGCCGTGGAACTACCCCTATATGACGGCCATCAACACGGTCGCGCCGGCGCTGATGGCCGGCAATGCGGTCGTCATCAAGCACGCGTCCCAGACGCTGCTGGTCGGCGAGCGGATGGTGCGCGCCTTCGTCGAGGCCGGCGTTCCGGAAGACGCCTTCCAGAATGTCTTCCTCGACCACGCGACGTCAGCCAAGCTGATTTCCGAAGGGCTGTTCAACTTCATCAATTTCACGGGCTCTGTCGAAGGCGGACGTTCGATCGAACGCGCCGCCGCGGGCACCTTCACCGGCATCGGCCTCGAACTCGGCGGCAAGGACCCCGGCTACGTGATGGAGGACGCCGATCTTGAGGCCGCCGTCGATACGCTGATGGACGGCGCGACCTACAATTCCGGCCAGTGCTGCTGCGGCATCGAGCGCATCTACGTGCACGAATCGCTCTACGACGCCTTCGTCGAGAAGTCGGTCGCCTGGGTGTCGAATTACAAGCTCGGCAATCCGCTCGACAAGGAAACGACGCTCGGGCCGATGGCCAACAAGCGTTTCGCCAGGGTGGTGCGCCAGCAGATCGCCGACGCGGTCGCAAGCGGTGCCAAGGCGCTGGTCGATCCGAAGCTCTTTCCGGCCGATGACGGCGGCGCTTATCTTGCGCCGCAGGTATTGGTTGACGTCGATCATTCCATGGAGATCATGCGTGAGGAGACTTTTGGCCCGGCCGTCGGTATCATGAAGGTGAAGACCGACGACGAGGCGATCGGCTACATGAACGACAGCCGCTACGGGCTGACGGCGTCGCTGTGGACGCCGGATGTCGATCGCGCCAACCGGATCGGCAGCCAGCTCGAAACCGGCACGGTGTTCATGAACCGCGCCGACTATCTCGATCCGGCGCTCGTCTGGACCGGCGTCAAGGAAACCGGGCGAGGCGGTTCGCTCTCCGTCCTCGGTTTCCACAACCTGACCCGCCCGAAATCCTACCATCTCAAGAAGGTCACGAAATGA
- a CDS encoding type II toxin-antitoxin system VapC family toxin, with protein sequence MTDRYLLDTCAVIWLANGAPLGRDANTVLSENRARSGALVISSMSAWEIGMLVSKGRLPTAKNAAAWFNDARGMIGADIMDISQSALVEASFLPQPIHNDPTDRILIATARENDLTIITRDRAILAYGDAGHVRTLAC encoded by the coding sequence ATGACTGATCGATATCTATTGGACACCTGCGCCGTCATTTGGCTTGCGAACGGTGCTCCGCTCGGTCGGGACGCCAATACGGTTCTCAGCGAGAATCGCGCACGGAGTGGAGCTTTGGTTATTTCGTCGATGTCGGCATGGGAGATCGGGATGTTGGTCAGCAAAGGTCGATTGCCGACAGCTAAAAATGCAGCGGCCTGGTTTAACGACGCGCGCGGGATGATTGGCGCTGATATTATGGATATATCCCAATCGGCTTTAGTGGAGGCTTCCTTCCTCCCGCAACCCATCCATAACGACCCCACGGACCGCATTCTGATCGCTACCGCCCGCGAAAACGACCTGACAATCATCACGCGCGATCGCGCAATCCTTGCCTATGGCGATGCCGGCCATGTTCGCACCCTTGCCTGTTAA
- a CDS encoding helix-turn-helix domain-containing protein, whose product MGTIDSAWFYEKLAEKGSSLRDMARFMELDPSAVSRMLNGERKMSAEEQDRISAFLGLDLNEVAAHRRGDMGGLSERKQAAYELRLPPPERPVKMFTEADIIYKDGKRWMEKDDGTLIELHPAYGCMKGTMTIPPDLDLTAPVDPDWGKVYEDD is encoded by the coding sequence ATGGGAACGATCGACAGCGCCTGGTTTTATGAAAAGCTGGCTGAGAAAGGCAGTTCGTTGCGGGATATGGCGCGCTTCATGGAGCTCGATCCCAGCGCGGTCTCGCGCATGCTGAACGGCGAGCGGAAGATGAGCGCGGAAGAGCAGGACCGGATTTCGGCCTTTCTCGGGCTGGATCTCAATGAGGTTGCAGCTCATCGACGTGGCGACATGGGAGGCTTGTCGGAGCGTAAACAGGCGGCCTATGAGCTCCGGCTGCCGCCGCCCGAACGTCCCGTGAAGATGTTTACGGAAGCCGACATCATCTACAAGGATGGCAAGCGCTGGATGGAAAAGGATGACGGCACCCTGATAGAATTGCATCCCGCCTACGGTTGCATGAAGGGTACGATGACGATCCCTCCGGATCTTGACCTTACAGCGCCTGTCGATCCCGATTGGGGTAAAGTCTACGAGGATGACTGA